Proteins encoded together in one Pelagicoccus enzymogenes window:
- a CDS encoding GspE/PulE family protein produces MYDSHNQAVYDLCQIHGLLDRATLDELLAKVADGKGSLATLVVEDAKLNRSVFLDTVASYLGIRRLKDAPYDIAPELISMLEPSLARMHGVVPIESTERQLTIVTTDPFNTSVVDDVAFAVNRDVRLLLLDPQVVDELLDVYYRPKNVDYTGILEELDLSDVSDEDDISPDDLLGMAGETPIIRFVNLVLAQAIKDKASDIHFEPFEKEFKIRYRIDGALYEMSPPPRELAVPIISRVKVLGDLNIAERRVPQDGKVRLVVTGRHVDLRVSTLPTQFGESVVLRVLDQGATQLELDSLGMPEDVLVAVEKSIARPNGIFISTGPTGSGKTTTLYSCLKRLNQVESKLMTAEDPIEYEIDGIMQVGVNPHIGLTFASTLKSFLRQDPDIIMVGEIRDLDTAQIAIQASLTGHLVLSTLHTNDAAGAVTRLMDMGVEPFLISSSLEAVLAQRLLRKICPNCRRSYLPDATLLQQLNLDAAIIQQKEFFQGSGCVACANTGYTGRQGIFEMLSVSESVRELISEGRPAAAIREQALNEGMRTLREDGLRNIFTGVTSVEEVIRYS; encoded by the coding sequence ATGTACGACTCACACAACCAGGCGGTTTACGACCTCTGCCAAATCCACGGTTTGCTGGACCGCGCGACCTTGGACGAATTGCTCGCAAAAGTCGCGGATGGGAAGGGGTCGTTGGCCACTTTGGTGGTCGAGGATGCGAAGCTGAATCGTTCTGTGTTTTTGGATACGGTAGCGAGCTATTTGGGAATTCGCCGTCTGAAGGATGCTCCTTACGACATTGCGCCGGAGTTGATTTCGATGCTGGAGCCGTCGCTCGCTCGCATGCACGGGGTGGTGCCGATCGAAAGCACCGAGCGTCAGCTCACTATCGTGACGACGGACCCCTTCAATACGAGCGTGGTCGACGATGTTGCGTTTGCGGTCAATCGCGATGTGCGGCTGCTTTTGCTCGATCCGCAGGTGGTGGATGAATTGCTGGATGTCTACTACCGGCCCAAGAATGTCGACTACACGGGGATTCTCGAGGAGCTGGATCTAAGCGACGTTTCGGACGAGGACGACATTAGTCCTGACGACTTGTTGGGAATGGCGGGGGAAACGCCGATCATTCGCTTTGTGAATCTCGTCCTAGCTCAGGCCATCAAAGACAAGGCTTCGGACATCCATTTCGAGCCCTTCGAAAAGGAGTTCAAGATTCGCTATAGAATCGATGGAGCTCTCTACGAGATGTCGCCGCCGCCGCGCGAACTCGCTGTCCCGATCATCTCTCGCGTGAAGGTCTTGGGCGACTTGAATATCGCGGAACGTCGCGTGCCGCAGGACGGGAAGGTGCGGCTCGTCGTGACTGGTAGGCATGTGGATTTGCGCGTATCCACTTTGCCGACACAGTTTGGCGAAAGCGTGGTGTTGCGTGTCCTGGACCAGGGGGCGACGCAGCTTGAACTCGATTCTTTGGGGATGCCGGAGGATGTGCTCGTGGCGGTGGAGAAGTCGATCGCCCGGCCTAACGGGATTTTCATTTCTACAGGCCCGACAGGATCGGGCAAGACGACGACTTTGTACAGCTGCTTGAAACGGTTGAACCAGGTAGAGTCGAAGTTGATGACGGCAGAGGATCCGATTGAGTACGAAATCGACGGTATCATGCAGGTGGGCGTGAACCCGCACATCGGCTTGACCTTCGCCAGCACGCTCAAGTCCTTCCTGCGGCAAGATCCTGACATCATCATGGTGGGCGAAATCCGTGATTTGGATACGGCTCAGATCGCGATCCAAGCTTCGCTGACGGGGCACTTGGTTCTCAGCACCTTACACACCAACGACGCGGCGGGCGCAGTGACCCGTTTGATGGACATGGGAGTCGAGCCGTTTCTGATTTCCTCGTCGTTGGAGGCAGTGCTAGCCCAGCGACTCCTGCGCAAGATTTGCCCTAATTGCCGTCGTTCGTATCTACCGGATGCGACCCTGCTGCAGCAGTTGAATCTGGATGCGGCAATCATCCAGCAAAAGGAGTTTTTCCAGGGAAGCGGGTGTGTGGCCTGCGCCAACACGGGGTATACGGGCCGGCAAGGCATTTTCGAGATGCTGTCGGTGTCGGAATCGGTGCGGGAGCTAATCAGCGAGGGGCGTCCTGCTGCGGCTATCCGGGAGCAGGCGTTGAACGAGGGAATGCGAACGCTGCGGGAAGATGGCCTACGCAACATTTTCACCGGTGTCACCTCGGTGGAAGAAGTGATACGTTACTCCTGA
- a CDS encoding alpha/beta fold hydrolase: MLFLLAGSFAVSMVFSGCMSLRMPEEEIRELFAERGQAAPVYFEHQDEQGSVFLARAGGGPTLVFVHGSPGSWDNFAHLLSDEELSSQFTVVSVDRPGFGETRPNGSEPSISMQAKRIRDAVVASGVALPAIWVGHSLGGPVVAELAVDYPESVAGMILVAPSMDPDLEERKWFNWVGKFPLVRWGLSREWRNSNDEIWPLRGELQELKPKLARVQVPTIVLQGDQDELVPKENADYVERVMPAGVVELRILEGVNHFIPWTRPGEIKRAVMDLRGKL, translated from the coding sequence ATGCTGTTCCTGCTGGCGGGAAGCTTCGCCGTTTCGATGGTGTTTTCTGGCTGTATGTCCTTGCGGATGCCGGAGGAGGAAATTCGGGAGCTTTTCGCGGAGCGTGGGCAAGCGGCCCCAGTCTATTTCGAACATCAGGATGAGCAGGGCAGCGTTTTTCTGGCACGTGCGGGCGGGGGCCCGACCTTAGTTTTCGTGCACGGCTCGCCTGGGAGTTGGGACAACTTTGCGCACCTGCTGTCCGACGAGGAATTGAGCTCGCAGTTCACCGTGGTATCAGTGGATCGGCCGGGCTTTGGCGAAACGCGACCGAATGGATCGGAGCCCTCGATATCTATGCAGGCTAAGCGGATTCGCGACGCGGTGGTGGCATCCGGCGTGGCCTTGCCGGCTATCTGGGTGGGACATTCTCTGGGCGGACCCGTGGTGGCGGAGCTGGCGGTCGACTATCCGGAATCGGTCGCGGGGATGATTCTGGTAGCTCCGTCGATGGACCCAGATTTGGAGGAGCGAAAGTGGTTCAACTGGGTAGGCAAGTTTCCTCTTGTTCGCTGGGGACTCTCGCGCGAGTGGCGGAACAGCAACGACGAAATTTGGCCGCTTCGGGGCGAGCTGCAGGAGTTGAAGCCAAAGTTGGCGAGGGTGCAGGTTCCGACTATCGTCCTGCAGGGAGATCAGGACGAGCTGGTGCCCAAGGAAAACGCGGACTACGTGGAGCGCGTCATGCCTGCTGGCGTAGTTGAATTGCGGATATTGGAAGGGGTGAACCACTTTATTCCGTGGACCCGCCCGGGAGAGATCAAGCGGGCCGTGATGGATTTGAGAGGGAAGTTATGA
- a CDS encoding TolC family protein, giving the protein MTSVTTRSTLRTLQTLVLGFSICGSVPPLALANGSQETAAYGLADRDIVGPYIAAALENNPELQAAEKRYQAARQSIDYAGALPNPRVQLTHFVESIQTRTGPQRQAISLQQPLPWFGKLDTTRQIARSQSEALWHSYASQQFELADKIASSVLEIAFLDKAIAITKQNASLLNRLEAIVEDKVKAGGDLSDLLKIQVEAHRLEDTLASQETKRVMSLATLQSLLGSDSETLQLPSDWNAPSLASTQEQEWLDAIRQRSPKLAMLRSLAENQASRERLAQFAAKPDLSVGINYIRTGQSLGSNAPDNGRDPWAIMVGISLPIWGKANNAIALQASLEKEAMEADIRGLELELNATGKSLLARLADSKARMIRYETKLLPLARQAQEISASSYQTGKASILDLIDSERALLKLETEYWRAAADAWQARWKLASLAGGFWLN; this is encoded by the coding sequence ATGACATCCGTAACTACTCGTTCAACGCTCCGAACACTGCAGACGCTCGTCCTCGGCTTTTCGATCTGCGGCTCCGTTCCTCCTCTCGCCCTCGCCAACGGCAGCCAAGAGACTGCCGCATATGGGCTCGCCGACCGCGACATCGTCGGCCCCTACATAGCCGCCGCACTCGAAAACAATCCCGAGCTCCAAGCTGCCGAGAAACGCTACCAAGCAGCCCGCCAAAGCATCGACTACGCCGGAGCGCTCCCCAACCCCAGGGTCCAGCTCACCCATTTCGTGGAATCCATTCAGACGCGCACTGGACCTCAGCGGCAAGCGATCTCCCTGCAGCAACCGCTTCCATGGTTCGGAAAACTGGATACGACTCGCCAGATTGCTCGTAGCCAAAGCGAAGCCCTCTGGCACTCCTACGCGTCGCAGCAATTCGAGCTAGCGGACAAAATAGCTTCGAGCGTTCTGGAAATAGCCTTTCTAGACAAAGCCATCGCCATCACCAAGCAAAACGCCAGCCTCCTGAACCGCCTCGAAGCAATCGTGGAGGACAAGGTTAAAGCCGGCGGCGACCTCTCAGACCTGCTCAAGATACAGGTAGAGGCGCATCGATTGGAGGACACCTTGGCGTCCCAAGAGACAAAACGGGTCATGAGCCTCGCGACCTTGCAAAGCCTCCTCGGGAGCGACTCCGAAACCCTGCAACTTCCCAGTGACTGGAACGCTCCCTCACTCGCCTCAACGCAAGAGCAGGAATGGCTAGATGCCATTCGGCAAAGATCTCCCAAGCTCGCAATGCTGCGCTCCCTCGCGGAGAACCAAGCCTCAAGAGAGAGACTCGCCCAGTTCGCCGCAAAACCGGATCTCAGCGTCGGCATAAACTACATCCGCACCGGCCAATCGCTGGGATCAAACGCTCCCGACAACGGCAGGGATCCCTGGGCCATCATGGTCGGGATAAGCCTTCCCATCTGGGGTAAGGCCAACAACGCCATAGCGCTCCAGGCATCCTTGGAAAAAGAGGCGATGGAAGCGGACATTCGCGGACTGGAGCTGGAGCTGAACGCGACGGGCAAATCCTTGCTTGCGCGCTTAGCAGACTCGAAAGCACGCATGATACGATATGAGACAAAACTCCTGCCCCTCGCTAGACAAGCGCAGGAAATCTCCGCTTCTAGCTACCAGACCGGCAAAGCTTCCATCCTCGATCTTATCGATAGCGAGCGAGCACTCTTGAAGTTAGAAACTGAATACTGGCGGGCGGCCGCCGACGCATGGCAAGCCCGTTGGAAGCTCGCCAGCCTAGCCGGAGGATTCTGGCTGAACTAG
- a CDS encoding efflux RND transporter periplasmic adaptor subunit produces the protein MKTKNLIISAGIALLIAAFLIGRWTAPSPAVHDPSIAEKAAPTTAEPEVWTCSMHPQIQQPEPGDCPICGMDLIPLENDSDGDEGPRTLSMSESSRALANIQTSVIKRRFPTAEIRLVGKLEYDETKVKSLTARFPARIDELFVNFPGVPVQKGDHLARVYSPELLTAQSELITAHRYDPDSAATRAAKEKLLLWDLLPNQVDAILKSGKASDTFELKAPIAGIVVNKNINEGDYMKTGQPLFRIVDLNTLWLQLNAYESDLAWLRFGQQVTFSVEAYPGQNFQGQITFIEPEINRATRTVAVRVNVDNAAGKLKPGMFAKARAKSQVAQAGSVFEPEFAGKWISPMHPEIVKDGPGHCDICGMDLVPAEELGYVQNPDAEPPLVIPASAVLRTGKRAVVYIEKPNTSRPTFEGREIELGPRAGEVFVVRSGLAKGDRVVTNGAFKIDSALQIKAKPSMMNPQGDASPPSHHHGDGEMASSASKAAALEIAPGSASQIVNHYLAMQSALAGDDLEEAKNAANAMMKITGHSGDLPDLLHDMLAADDIDAFRRPHFEKLSNAFIAAAKTDANAFEQPLTIMHCPMVYPDRGADWLQGDLNLKNPYFGAMMLTCGEVKGTLGKERESSEVEQ, from the coding sequence ATGAAAACGAAAAACCTAATTATTTCCGCAGGCATTGCCCTGCTGATCGCAGCCTTCCTAATCGGACGCTGGACCGCTCCTTCGCCTGCTGTCCATGACCCGTCCATCGCTGAAAAAGCCGCTCCGACAACAGCCGAACCCGAGGTTTGGACCTGTTCGATGCACCCCCAGATCCAGCAGCCAGAACCAGGCGACTGCCCGATTTGCGGAATGGACCTCATTCCTCTGGAAAACGATTCAGATGGAGACGAGGGGCCACGAACTCTTAGCATGAGTGAAAGCTCCAGAGCATTGGCCAACATTCAAACTTCCGTTATCAAACGTCGTTTCCCGACCGCGGAGATTCGTCTCGTAGGTAAACTTGAATACGACGAAACGAAAGTGAAGTCGCTCACCGCACGCTTTCCCGCTCGCATCGACGAGTTGTTCGTCAACTTCCCAGGCGTCCCCGTGCAAAAGGGTGACCACCTCGCTCGCGTCTACAGCCCCGAGCTCCTGACCGCCCAGAGCGAACTCATCACCGCCCATCGCTACGATCCCGACAGCGCCGCAACGCGAGCCGCCAAAGAAAAGCTTCTTCTCTGGGACCTCCTCCCCAATCAGGTCGATGCCATCCTAAAAAGCGGCAAAGCGAGTGACACTTTCGAACTGAAAGCTCCAATCGCAGGAATCGTAGTCAATAAAAACATAAACGAAGGCGATTACATGAAGACAGGGCAACCGCTCTTTCGTATCGTTGATCTCAATACGCTTTGGCTGCAACTCAACGCCTACGAATCCGATCTCGCTTGGCTCCGCTTCGGTCAACAAGTCACCTTCTCCGTCGAAGCTTATCCCGGGCAGAACTTCCAAGGACAAATCACATTCATCGAGCCCGAAATCAACCGAGCAACTCGCACAGTCGCCGTCCGAGTAAACGTCGACAATGCCGCGGGCAAACTGAAACCAGGCATGTTCGCTAAAGCGCGCGCTAAATCTCAGGTAGCCCAGGCCGGCAGCGTCTTCGAGCCGGAATTTGCCGGAAAGTGGATCAGCCCCATGCACCCCGAAATCGTTAAGGATGGTCCTGGTCACTGTGACATTTGCGGGATGGACCTCGTGCCCGCAGAAGAATTGGGCTACGTACAAAACCCCGATGCGGAACCGCCACTCGTCATCCCCGCATCCGCCGTGCTACGCACCGGAAAAAGAGCAGTGGTCTATATCGAAAAACCGAATACAAGCCGTCCTACATTCGAGGGCCGAGAAATTGAATTGGGCCCGCGAGCCGGCGAAGTCTTCGTCGTGAGATCTGGACTGGCGAAAGGTGATCGCGTTGTGACCAATGGAGCCTTCAAAATCGATTCTGCTCTCCAGATCAAAGCCAAGCCCAGCATGATGAACCCCCAAGGCGATGCCTCGCCCCCAAGTCACCACCACGGAGACGGTGAAATGGCATCAAGCGCTTCGAAAGCTGCGGCACTCGAGATCGCTCCCGGAAGCGCCTCCCAAATCGTGAACCACTACCTCGCGATGCAATCAGCTCTTGCGGGAGACGATCTCGAGGAAGCCAAAAACGCAGCAAACGCCATGATGAAGATCACCGGACACTCTGGAGACCTGCCAGATCTGCTGCACGACATGCTGGCAGCAGATGATATCGACGCGTTCCGCCGACCGCATTTCGAGAAACTCTCCAATGCCTTCATCGCTGCAGCGAAAACGGACGCCAACGCCTTTGAGCAGCCGCTGACAATAATGCATTGCCCCATGGTGTATCCAGATCGTGGAGCCGATTGGCTGCAAGGAGACCTTAACCTGAAAAACCCTTACTTCGGCGCCATGATGCTCACTTGTGGAGAGGTAAAAGGGACGTTGGGCAAGGAACGAGAGTCAAGTGAGGTCGAGCAATGA
- a CDS encoding efflux RND transporter permease subunit, which translates to MSKHSALSQRPTSLLNKLIRFCLENKLVVALFTAGLILWGVMVAPFDWEIDSLPRDPVPVDAIPDIGENQQIVFTEWMGRSPQDIEDQITYPLTTALLGLPQVKTVRSYSMFGFSSIYIIFKEEAEFYWTRSRILEKLNSLPSGTLPQGVSPQLGPDATALGQVFWYTLEGMDPEGKPTGGWDLDELRSTQDWYVRYALQGVEGVAEVASIGGYVKEYQIDVDPDALRTYNVALHEVFDAVRGSNLDVGARTIEINSAEYVIRGLGFVKSLDDLRRTVVTQRNNVPITLDQLADIEFGPALRRGALDKAGAEAVGGVVVTRYGENPLEVIKRIKEKITEISAGMPSKTLEDGTLSQVQVVPFYDRTGLIYETLGTLEEAVSLEILVTIIVVVLLVMHLRSALLISGVLPLAVLFAFIGMWLLEVDANVVALSGIAIAIGTIVDMGIVVIENILKHLDKADPKESRLEVVYRASAEVGSAVLTAVATTVISFLPVFTMQAAEGKLFRPLAYTKTFALIGSIVVALTIIPPLAHWFIAGRHENRISKTITWGSIATLGLAIPFFWNGFPWLLSALLIGVASFNLFANRLPESLRQRCHYAFNFIVAFVVALILAQAWKPMGPEHPWQNALFVILAIGSLLLPMLAFIWMYPRILTFILRTKAAFLSLSLLVVAFGFSAWLGFSTLFGWMPDFVKKSSPYVAVSHALPGLGKEFMPPLDEGSYLLMPTTMPHASIGEVMDVLKKQDMAINAIPEVELAVGKLGRAESPLDPAPISMIETIINYKPEFVVDQDGHVLTFAYDESKQEYLRDEMGQLISDEDGRPFRNWRDEIRSPDDIWAEIVKAASIPGTTSAPKLQPIAARIVMLQSGMRAPMGLKVYGPDLETIESLALQIEGILKQVPSIKAEAVLADRIVGKPYLEIDIDRDAIARYGIRIKTVQDVIEVAIGGKPITQTVEGRERYPVRVRYQRELRDSIEDIESILVAAPDGTQIPLKELASIRYVRGPQVIKSEDTFLVGYVIFDKRNGFAEVEVVEQAQQLLQEKIASGELSIPSGASYRFTGSYENQLRAEKRLSIVLPISLFAIFLILYFQFKKVPVTLLVFSGIAFAWSGGFILLWLYGQDWFFDLSLFGQNLRDLFQVETLNLSVAVWVGFLALFGIATDDGVIMATYLEQRFREAPPKDREEIRQRVVEAAQKRVRPAMMTIATTILALLPVLTSSGRGSDVMLPMAIPTFGGMLLATITIFVVPVLYCSIEELKAKSSN; encoded by the coding sequence ATGAGCAAGCATTCAGCCCTTTCCCAGCGGCCAACGTCGCTGCTAAACAAACTCATTCGCTTCTGCCTAGAGAACAAACTGGTTGTCGCTCTCTTTACAGCGGGACTCATACTCTGGGGCGTAATGGTCGCTCCCTTCGATTGGGAAATCGATTCGCTGCCTCGCGATCCGGTGCCAGTGGATGCCATTCCGGACATAGGCGAGAACCAGCAAATTGTATTCACCGAATGGATGGGCCGCTCGCCGCAGGACATAGAAGACCAGATCACCTATCCGCTTACCACTGCTCTGCTGGGACTTCCTCAGGTCAAGACGGTGCGCAGCTACTCCATGTTCGGGTTTTCTTCCATCTATATCATATTCAAGGAGGAAGCCGAATTTTATTGGACCCGCAGCCGCATCCTGGAGAAGCTCAACAGCCTTCCGAGCGGCACTCTTCCTCAAGGCGTATCCCCCCAACTGGGACCGGATGCCACCGCTCTCGGACAAGTTTTCTGGTATACATTGGAAGGCATGGACCCAGAAGGGAAGCCCACGGGCGGCTGGGATCTCGACGAGCTCCGCAGCACCCAGGATTGGTACGTACGCTACGCCTTGCAAGGAGTCGAGGGCGTAGCGGAAGTAGCCTCCATCGGCGGGTACGTCAAGGAGTACCAAATAGACGTCGACCCAGATGCATTGCGCACCTATAACGTCGCATTGCACGAGGTCTTCGACGCCGTGCGCGGCAGCAACCTCGACGTCGGAGCTCGCACGATCGAGATAAATTCCGCCGAATACGTTATTCGTGGCCTTGGATTCGTTAAGAGCCTCGACGACTTGCGGCGTACGGTGGTAACCCAACGAAACAACGTCCCCATAACTCTCGACCAATTGGCAGATATCGAGTTTGGCCCAGCTCTACGGCGCGGAGCCCTCGACAAGGCGGGAGCCGAAGCGGTGGGCGGCGTCGTTGTCACGCGTTATGGCGAGAACCCGCTTGAGGTCATCAAGCGTATCAAAGAAAAGATTACGGAAATCTCAGCAGGCATGCCGAGCAAGACGCTGGAAGACGGAACCCTCAGCCAGGTGCAAGTCGTTCCTTTCTACGATCGCACGGGCCTGATCTACGAAACTCTCGGTACGCTCGAAGAAGCAGTCAGCCTGGAAATCCTAGTTACGATTATCGTAGTCGTACTCTTGGTGATGCACCTGCGCAGCGCGTTGTTGATATCAGGCGTGCTGCCGCTTGCCGTTCTCTTTGCCTTCATTGGCATGTGGTTGCTCGAGGTCGACGCCAACGTTGTTGCCCTTTCCGGCATTGCCATCGCCATCGGTACGATCGTGGACATGGGCATTGTCGTGATAGAAAATATTCTCAAGCATTTGGACAAGGCCGACCCCAAGGAGAGCCGACTCGAAGTCGTCTATAGAGCAAGCGCAGAAGTCGGCAGCGCGGTTCTCACGGCAGTAGCGACTACGGTAATTAGCTTTTTGCCGGTCTTCACCATGCAAGCAGCAGAAGGAAAGCTCTTTCGTCCTCTCGCCTATACAAAAACTTTCGCCCTGATCGGCTCCATCGTCGTAGCCCTCACCATCATCCCTCCCCTCGCCCACTGGTTCATAGCGGGAAGGCACGAAAACCGTATCAGCAAAACAATTACATGGGGATCTATCGCGACACTCGGACTCGCCATTCCATTCTTCTGGAACGGTTTTCCTTGGCTACTCAGCGCATTGCTTATCGGAGTCGCCAGCTTCAACCTCTTTGCGAACCGTTTGCCTGAGTCTCTCCGCCAACGCTGCCACTACGCCTTCAATTTCATAGTCGCCTTCGTCGTCGCTCTCATACTCGCGCAGGCGTGGAAACCGATGGGCCCCGAACACCCATGGCAGAACGCGCTTTTCGTAATCCTCGCGATCGGTAGCCTGCTCCTGCCAATGCTCGCCTTCATCTGGATGTATCCGCGAATTCTGACATTCATTTTGAGGACAAAAGCCGCCTTCCTATCACTCAGCCTGTTGGTCGTCGCCTTCGGATTCAGCGCTTGGCTTGGCTTCTCTACTCTCTTCGGCTGGATGCCAGACTTTGTGAAAAAGTCATCGCCCTATGTCGCGGTCAGCCACGCCCTCCCTGGCTTGGGAAAGGAGTTCATGCCTCCCCTGGACGAAGGCTCTTACCTGCTCATGCCTACGACCATGCCGCACGCGTCCATCGGCGAAGTGATGGACGTATTGAAAAAACAAGACATGGCCATCAACGCCATACCTGAGGTGGAACTGGCTGTCGGAAAGCTTGGACGCGCGGAAAGTCCTCTCGATCCCGCACCCATTTCCATGATCGAAACCATAATCAACTACAAACCGGAGTTCGTCGTCGACCAGGATGGACACGTTTTGACCTTCGCCTACGACGAGTCGAAACAGGAATACTTGCGCGACGAAATGGGACAGCTCATCAGCGACGAGGACGGACGCCCATTTCGCAACTGGCGAGACGAGATACGAAGTCCAGACGACATCTGGGCAGAGATCGTAAAAGCTGCCAGCATTCCGGGCACCACTTCCGCACCGAAGCTACAACCGATCGCAGCTCGCATCGTGATGCTGCAAAGCGGCATGCGCGCCCCCATGGGATTGAAGGTTTACGGGCCGGACCTCGAAACCATCGAGTCGCTTGCCTTGCAAATCGAGGGCATCCTGAAGCAAGTCCCCTCCATCAAAGCGGAGGCCGTGCTGGCGGACCGCATCGTCGGCAAGCCGTACCTTGAGATCGACATCGACCGCGACGCGATCGCCCGCTACGGCATTCGCATCAAGACAGTGCAGGACGTGATCGAAGTCGCCATCGGCGGCAAACCCATCACCCAAACCGTCGAAGGTCGCGAGCGCTATCCGGTTCGCGTCCGCTACCAACGCGAATTACGCGACAGCATCGAGGACATCGAAAGCATTCTGGTAGCCGCTCCCGACGGTACTCAGATTCCTCTCAAGGAACTGGCTTCCATTCGGTACGTGCGAGGACCGCAAGTAATCAAAAGCGAGGACACCTTTCTCGTCGGCTACGTAATCTTCGACAAGCGCAACGGATTCGCCGAGGTCGAGGTAGTCGAGCAAGCCCAGCAACTGTTGCAGGAAAAGATAGCGAGCGGCGAGCTGAGCATCCCCTCGGGGGCCAGCTACCGTTTCACCGGGAGCTACGAAAACCAGCTGCGAGCTGAGAAACGCCTGAGCATCGTGCTGCCGATCTCCTTGTTCGCCATTTTCCTAATACTCTACTTCCAGTTCAAGAAGGTGCCGGTAACGCTGCTGGTTTTCTCCGGAATCGCTTTCGCTTGGTCCGGAGGATTCATTCTCCTGTGGCTCTACGGGCAAGATTGGTTCTTCGACCTCTCCCTGTTCGGGCAAAACCTGCGCGACCTTTTCCAGGTCGAGACGCTGAACTTAAGCGTCGCGGTTTGGGTCGGTTTCCTCGCCCTCTTCGGCATCGCCACTGACGACGGCGTCATAATGGCGACCTACCTCGAACAACGATTCCGCGAAGCTCCCCCAAAAGACCGGGAGGAGATCCGTCAACGTGTGGTAGAGGCAGCGCAAAAACGCGTCCGTCCCGCAATGATGACCATCGCAACCACGATCCTCGCCCTGCTGCCCGTATTGACATCTTCAGGACGCGGATCAGACGTGATGCTCCCCATGGCAATTCCTACCTTCGGCGGCATGCTGCTCGCCACCATCACCATTTTCGTCGTGCCTGTGCTCTATTGCAGTATCGAGGAGCTGAAGGCGAAATCTTCTAACTAA
- a CDS encoding DUF3347 domain-containing protein, protein MKTVFILALLAWATSLSAQHHHPTQLVSPFSKSLEKAYLSLQSSLAADDLNGAHESALAYISAFEKSTARLNVEALTQHAEAIAQANDIAAARASFKTLSSQATMLFDYLASSDSSPLYLVRCSMAFDGAGAEWLQNTQTISNPYYGSSMANCGSIVRRIGSTAPAPATASSSCCASQENHAASCEHHNSPSCCSQ, encoded by the coding sequence ATGAAAACCGTATTCATCTTAGCGCTGTTGGCATGGGCAACGAGCTTGTCCGCCCAACACCACCACCCCACCCAGCTTGTCTCGCCCTTTTCCAAAAGTCTCGAGAAGGCCTACCTGAGCTTGCAGTCCAGCTTGGCGGCGGACGACTTGAACGGAGCGCATGAGTCCGCCCTCGCTTACATCTCCGCCTTCGAGAAGTCTACCGCGCGGCTTAACGTCGAAGCCCTCACCCAACACGCCGAAGCAATTGCGCAGGCCAACGATATCGCTGCCGCCCGAGCCTCTTTCAAAACGCTCAGCTCGCAGGCAACGATGCTTTTCGACTACCTCGCCAGCAGCGATTCCTCTCCCCTCTATCTCGTGCGTTGCAGCATGGCATTCGATGGAGCAGGCGCGGAATGGCTGCAAAACACGCAAACGATCTCCAACCCCTACTACGGCAGCAGCATGGCGAATTGCGGTTCCATCGTGAGAAGGATCGGCTCGACCGCCCCCGCCCCCGCCACCGCCAGCAGCTCATGCTGCGCAAGCCAAGAGAATCACGCGGCAAGTTGCGAGCACCACAATTCACCCTCCTGTTGTTCCCAGTAG
- a CDS encoding DUF3347 domain-containing protein: MKTLILTLIATTLAVANLQAHCGTCSTSEGAHEHHASCASHQLDPYFAAQAALASDDLAAAKNAAKSMLKTGEEKGCSLEEGACCATELTAATQITEASDIKAARKAFKSWSDTLIAKLDEEGLAEGSAIKMYCPMAFNNMGGAWLQSSKDLRNPYYGSMMLTCGMPQKEYGKGGTQQHSGEHHHH; the protein is encoded by the coding sequence ATGAAAACACTCATCCTAACACTGATCGCCACAACCTTAGCCGTCGCCAACCTGCAAGCGCACTGCGGTACCTGCTCCACGAGCGAAGGAGCCCACGAACACCACGCATCGTGCGCCAGCCACCAGCTCGACCCCTACTTCGCAGCGCAAGCTGCTTTGGCTTCCGACGACCTCGCAGCCGCAAAAAATGCCGCGAAGTCCATGCTGAAGACGGGAGAAGAAAAAGGCTGCTCCCTCGAGGAAGGCGCTTGCTGCGCGACCGAACTGACTGCTGCAACACAGATCACTGAAGCATCCGATATCAAAGCGGCCCGCAAAGCCTTCAAGTCCTGGTCCGATACGCTCATTGCCAAACTGGACGAGGAAGGCCTCGCCGAAGGCAGCGCCATCAAAATGTACTGCCCGATGGCTTTCAACAACATGGGTGGCGCCTGGCTGCAATCGAGCAAGGACCTCAGGAACCCATACTACGGCTCCATGATGCTCACCTGCGGCATGCCGCAAAAAGAGTACGGCAAGGGAGGAACGCAACAACACTCCGGCGAACATCACCATCACTAG